The Corynebacterium camporealensis genome contains a region encoding:
- a CDS encoding App1 family protein: MALSDIARKVEKTINRVGVKRSTSKGWKPQFTGYAGYGTTEHVHVLGRVLMQDPDSENTDNWAQRGYKQFFTIQVGGHPVTAQAGKQTISGTTNANGYFDLLIYDHGLEPGWQEVTISSEGMETITTDVLIVDPATKTGIISDIDDTIMVTWLPRVMTAAWNSWVKRTNTRQPVEGMTAFFHELHEHYPDAPVFYLSTGAWNTYPTLKSFMAQNGYPRGPMLLTDWGPTPTGLFRSGQEHKKVQLRNLFINYPDMNWILIGDDGQHDPLTYGNAANDHPNRIHSVAIRNLSPQEQLLSHGSMKPLAEANEEGQITVPLIQGATGHQLAKKFRQILHKVRA; the protein is encoded by the coding sequence ATGGCCCTTTCTGATATTGCCCGCAAAGTAGAAAAAACCATCAACCGCGTCGGTGTAAAGCGCAGCACGAGTAAAGGCTGGAAGCCGCAGTTCACCGGCTACGCCGGCTACGGCACCACCGAGCACGTCCACGTGCTGGGGCGTGTGTTGATGCAAGACCCAGACAGCGAAAACACCGATAACTGGGCACAACGCGGCTACAAGCAATTCTTCACCATCCAGGTCGGTGGCCACCCGGTCACCGCGCAGGCTGGCAAGCAGACCATTTCTGGCACCACCAACGCCAATGGCTACTTCGACCTGCTCATCTACGACCACGGCCTGGAGCCGGGTTGGCAGGAAGTCACCATCTCCTCTGAAGGCATGGAGACCATCACCACCGACGTTCTCATCGTGGACCCGGCAACCAAGACGGGCATTATCAGCGATATTGACGACACCATCATGGTCACCTGGCTGCCGCGCGTTATGACTGCGGCGTGGAACTCTTGGGTCAAGCGCACCAACACTCGCCAGCCAGTCGAGGGTATGACGGCGTTCTTCCACGAACTGCACGAGCACTACCCGGACGCACCGGTGTTTTACCTGTCGACGGGCGCCTGGAACACCTACCCCACCTTAAAGAGCTTCATGGCCCAGAACGGCTACCCGCGTGGACCGATGCTGCTCACCGACTGGGGTCCCACGCCAACCGGTTTGTTCCGCAGCGGCCAGGAGCACAAGAAAGTCCAGCTGCGCAATCTGTTTATCAACTACCCCGACATGAACTGGATTCTCATCGGCGATGACGGTCAGCACGACCCATTGACCTACGGCAATGCGGCCAACGACCACCCGAACCGCATTCACTCCGTTGCCATCCGCAACTTGAGTCCGCAGGAGCAGCTGCTTTCCCACGGCAGTATGAAACCGCTGGCTGAAGCCAACGAGGAAGGCCAAATCACCGTCCCGCTCATTCAGGGCGCCACGGGACATCAGTTGGCAAAGAAGTTCCGCCAGATTCTGCACAAGGTGCGGGCATAA
- the polA gene encoding DNA polymerase I, producing the protein MGRVTSSKPRLLLVDGHSMAFRAFYALPAANFSTTGGQHTNAVYGFLSMLSNIVNEEKPDRIAVAFDVGRKTFRTDMFPEYKAQRESAPEEFKGQVELIRQTLDILGVTTLSEENYEADDILATLATEATDHDTLIVTGDRDYLQLVNGTTTVLYPKKGVSTLHRFTPAAVEEKYGLTPEQYPDFAALRGDPSDNLPNVPKVGEKTATKWIVQYGSLQDLIDHADEIKGVAGQNFRDRIEQVQMNRKLTQMITDMDLPVKVKDLDFHNAKVADVAARFDELEFGANLRDRVLAAFPNDGGEVPEEEAKPAVEIAIDDEPLAQWLDGKSGVAVYVQGTGTPYQGDASALALIDDSYHGLQVELSELSADDDKALAEWLESDAEKYLHEAKAVFHMLAGRGIKLRGIAHDTAIAAYLLRPGQRTYELSDVYQRHLQKTLSAPGEQMSLLDDNSLVTQAAAIMELTEKLTEDLQEIDAFELYTDLELPLVSILAQMEATGIAVDIDVLETQRDAFINKVDEQEQAARELAGDDKLNLNSPKQLQSVLFETFDLPKTKKTKTGYSTAAKEIEQLAAKNPHPFLDHLLAHREYQKMKTTLEGLIKTVQADGRIHTTFNQTVASTGRLSSTEPNLQNIPVRTEAGRQIRSAFVVGEGFEELITADYSQIEMRVMAHLSEDPGLIEAYKEGEDLHNYVGSKVFDVPVNEVTPELRRRVKAMSYGLVYGLSAFGLSQQLNIPAGEAKSIMESYFQRFGGVKRYLDEVVVKARQDGYTSTLFGRRRYLPELNSDNRMARENAERAALNAPIQGSAADIIKVAMIRVDRAFADLKSRVLLQVHDELVVEVAPGEAEQVEEILQREMDSAIKLRVPLEVSAGKGKNWDEAAH; encoded by the coding sequence ATGGGGCGGGTGACTTCTTCGAAACCGCGTTTATTGCTTGTTGATGGCCACTCGATGGCATTTCGTGCCTTTTACGCCCTGCCGGCCGCGAATTTCTCGACCACGGGTGGGCAACATACGAATGCCGTGTATGGGTTTTTGTCGATGTTGTCCAACATCGTCAACGAGGAAAAGCCCGACCGTATTGCAGTAGCTTTCGATGTCGGCCGCAAGACCTTCCGCACGGATATGTTCCCGGAGTACAAGGCCCAGCGCGAGTCCGCGCCCGAGGAATTCAAGGGCCAGGTCGAGCTTATTCGCCAGACCTTGGACATCCTGGGTGTTACGACGCTGTCGGAGGAGAACTACGAGGCCGACGACATTCTGGCCACTCTGGCTACCGAGGCCACGGACCACGACACGCTGATTGTCACCGGCGACCGCGATTACCTGCAGCTGGTCAACGGCACCACGACGGTGTTGTACCCGAAGAAGGGCGTGTCGACGCTGCACCGCTTTACCCCGGCAGCCGTGGAGGAAAAGTACGGCCTGACCCCGGAGCAGTACCCGGATTTCGCGGCACTGCGCGGCGACCCGTCGGATAACCTACCGAACGTACCGAAGGTGGGCGAGAAGACCGCCACCAAATGGATTGTGCAGTACGGCAGCCTGCAGGATCTCATTGACCACGCCGACGAAATCAAGGGCGTCGCCGGCCAGAACTTCCGCGATCGCATTGAGCAGGTGCAGATGAACCGGAAGCTCACCCAGATGATCACTGACATGGATCTACCGGTCAAGGTCAAGGATCTGGACTTTCACAACGCCAAGGTTGCTGATGTTGCCGCGCGTTTCGATGAGCTGGAGTTCGGCGCCAACCTGCGCGACCGCGTGCTGGCTGCATTCCCGAACGATGGTGGCGAGGTCCCCGAAGAAGAGGCCAAGCCCGCCGTGGAGATCGCCATCGATGATGAGCCGCTCGCGCAGTGGCTCGACGGCAAGTCCGGCGTTGCTGTCTATGTACAGGGCACCGGCACTCCTTACCAGGGCGATGCATCGGCGCTCGCGCTTATCGATGACTCCTACCACGGCCTCCAAGTAGAGCTCAGCGAGCTATCTGCCGACGACGACAAGGCGCTGGCCGAGTGGCTCGAATCGGATGCAGAGAAATACCTGCACGAGGCAAAGGCAGTCTTCCACATGCTTGCCGGCCGCGGCATCAAGCTTCGTGGCATCGCACACGATACGGCCATCGCTGCCTACTTGCTGCGTCCGGGCCAGCGCACCTACGAGCTTTCCGATGTCTACCAGCGCCACCTGCAGAAAACCTTGAGCGCACCAGGGGAGCAGATGTCGCTTCTCGACGACAACTCCCTGGTTACTCAAGCTGCCGCCATCATGGAGTTGACCGAAAAGCTCACTGAGGACCTACAGGAGATCGACGCCTTCGAGCTCTACACCGACCTCGAACTGCCCTTGGTGTCCATCCTCGCGCAGATGGAAGCCACCGGTATCGCAGTCGATATCGACGTGCTGGAAACCCAGCGCGATGCCTTCATCAATAAGGTCGACGAGCAGGAGCAGGCCGCCCGCGAACTGGCTGGCGATGACAAGCTCAACCTGAATTCTCCGAAGCAACTGCAGTCCGTACTCTTTGAGACCTTCGATCTGCCGAAGACGAAGAAGACCAAGACCGGCTATTCCACTGCGGCTAAGGAAATTGAGCAGCTCGCTGCTAAGAATCCGCACCCGTTCTTAGACCACCTGCTCGCACACCGCGAGTACCAGAAGATGAAGACCACGCTTGAGGGCCTCATCAAGACTGTCCAGGCTGACGGCCGTATTCACACCACCTTCAACCAGACGGTGGCATCAACCGGTCGTCTTTCTTCGACCGAACCGAACCTGCAGAACATCCCAGTGCGTACCGAAGCCGGTCGCCAGATCCGTTCCGCGTTCGTCGTCGGCGAAGGCTTCGAAGAACTCATCACCGCTGACTACTCGCAGATTGAAATGCGCGTGATGGCACACCTCTCCGAGGACCCGGGCCTGATCGAGGCCTACAAAGAAGGCGAGGACCTGCACAACTACGTCGGTTCCAAGGTCTTTGACGTGCCGGTCAACGAGGTCACTCCGGAACTGCGCCGTCGCGTCAAGGCCATGTCCTATGGTCTCGTCTACGGCCTGTCCGCCTTTGGCCTGTCCCAGCAGCTCAACATCCCCGCTGGTGAAGCAAAGAGCATCATGGAAAGCTACTTCCAGCGTTTCGGTGGCGTAAAGCGCTACCTCGACGAGGTCGTCGTCAAGGCTCGCCAGGATGGCTATACCTCAACTCTGTTTGGTCGTCGCCGCTACTTGCCTGAGCTGAACTCCGATAACCGCATGGCCCGCGAGAATGCCGAGCGCGCAGCGCTCAATGCTCCGATCCAGGGCAGCGCTGCCGACATCATTAAGGTCGCCATGATTCGCGTGGACCGCGCTTTTGCTGACCTGAAGTCTCGCGTCCTTCTACAGGTCCACGACGAATTGGTCGTCGAGGTCGCCCCGGGCGAAGCCGAGCAGGTCGAAGAGATTCTGCAGCGCGAGATGGATTCAGCCATTAAGCTGCGCGTACCGCTCGAGGTTTCTGCCGGTAAGGGCAAGAACTGGGACGAAGCGGCGCATTAA
- the uvrB gene encoding excinuclease ABC subunit UvrB — protein MAFAAEHPLLPQSEHRPVGEVERRSKEFEVVSEYQPAGDQPTAIAELDERLSRGERDVVLMGATGTGKSATAAWLIEKQQRPTLVMAPNKTLAAQLANELRQLLPNNAVEYFVSYYDYYQPEAYIAQTDTYIEKDSSINEDVERLRHSATSALLSRRDVVVVSSVSCIYGLGTPQSYLDRSVVLGVGEEIDRDRFLRLLVDIQYERNDVGFTRGAFRVKGDTVDIIPAYEERAVRIEFFGDEVDELYYIHPVTGNVLEQVDEVRIFPATHYVAGPERMEKAVADIKAELADRLADLENRGKLLEAQRLRMRTEYDLEMIEQVGFCSGIENYSRHIDGRPAGSAPATLLDYFPEDFLTIIDESHVTVPQIGGMYEGDMSRKRNLVEFGFRLPSAVDNRPLTFDEFEERVGQSVYLSATPGDYELAASGGEFVEQVIRPTGLVDPKVTVSPTKGQIDDLIEQVRKRVGNKERVLVTTLTKRMAEDLTDYLLENGIKVRYLHSDIDTLQRVELLRQLRMGEFDVLVGINLLREGLDLPEVSLVAILDADKEGFLRSTTSLIQTIGRAARNVSGEVIMYADKITDSMQQAIDETERRREKQIAYNKEHGIDPQPLRKKIADILDQVYEGEDEHDADPAAMVERPDVANMAADEVQKLIDDLTAQMKEAARDLKFELAGRLRDEIQDLKKEARGLKEAGI, from the coding sequence ATGGCTTTTGCAGCTGAACATCCCTTATTGCCCCAGTCCGAACACCGCCCAGTAGGCGAGGTGGAGCGTCGCTCGAAAGAATTCGAGGTCGTTTCCGAATACCAACCGGCTGGTGACCAGCCCACCGCGATTGCGGAGCTGGATGAACGCCTCTCCCGTGGGGAGCGCGATGTCGTGCTCATGGGTGCGACTGGTACGGGTAAGTCGGCGACGGCGGCGTGGCTCATCGAAAAGCAGCAGCGCCCGACGCTGGTGATGGCGCCGAATAAGACCCTGGCTGCCCAGCTGGCCAACGAGCTGCGCCAGCTGCTGCCGAATAACGCGGTCGAGTACTTCGTGTCCTACTACGACTACTACCAACCAGAGGCGTATATCGCGCAGACCGATACCTACATTGAGAAGGATTCCTCGATTAACGAGGACGTGGAGCGTCTGCGCCACTCAGCGACCTCGGCGCTGCTGTCGCGTCGCGATGTCGTCGTGGTGTCTTCCGTATCCTGCATCTACGGCCTGGGTACGCCGCAGTCTTATCTGGACCGCTCTGTGGTGCTGGGCGTGGGCGAAGAGATTGACCGTGACCGCTTCCTGCGCCTGCTGGTCGATATCCAGTACGAGCGCAACGACGTCGGCTTTACCCGCGGCGCTTTCCGCGTCAAGGGTGACACCGTGGACATCATTCCGGCCTACGAGGAGCGCGCGGTTCGCATCGAGTTCTTCGGCGATGAGGTCGACGAGCTTTATTACATCCACCCGGTGACCGGCAACGTGTTGGAACAGGTCGACGAGGTCCGTATCTTCCCGGCGACCCACTACGTGGCGGGCCCGGAGCGCATGGAAAAGGCCGTCGCGGACATCAAGGCGGAGCTCGCCGACCGCCTGGCCGACCTGGAGAACCGCGGCAAGCTGCTTGAGGCACAGCGTCTGCGCATGCGCACCGAATACGACCTAGAGATGATCGAGCAGGTTGGATTCTGTTCCGGTATTGAGAACTATTCGCGCCACATCGACGGCCGCCCGGCCGGCAGTGCACCGGCAACCCTGCTGGACTATTTCCCGGAAGACTTCCTCACCATTATCGACGAGTCCCACGTGACCGTCCCGCAGATTGGCGGCATGTACGAAGGCGATATGTCGCGTAAGCGCAACCTCGTCGAATTTGGTTTCCGCCTGCCTTCTGCGGTGGATAACCGCCCGCTGACTTTTGATGAGTTCGAAGAGCGCGTGGGCCAATCCGTTTATTTGTCGGCAACGCCGGGTGACTACGAGCTGGCCGCCTCCGGAGGCGAGTTTGTTGAGCAGGTCATTCGCCCGACCGGCCTGGTCGACCCGAAGGTCACGGTCAGCCCGACCAAGGGTCAGATCGATGACCTTATCGAGCAGGTGCGCAAGCGCGTCGGCAACAAGGAACGAGTCTTGGTCACCACGTTGACCAAGCGCATGGCCGAGGATTTGACCGACTACTTGCTCGAAAACGGCATTAAGGTCCGCTACTTGCACTCGGACATCGATACGCTGCAGCGCGTGGAGTTGCTGCGCCAGCTGCGCATGGGCGAGTTCGACGTCCTGGTCGGCATTAACCTCCTGCGCGAAGGCCTCGACCTGCCGGAGGTGTCCCTGGTGGCTATCCTCGATGCGGACAAGGAAGGCTTCCTGCGTTCGACCACCTCGCTTATCCAGACCATTGGTCGTGCTGCGCGTAATGTTTCTGGCGAGGTCATCATGTACGCCGACAAGATCACCGACTCGATGCAGCAAGCCATCGACGAGACCGAGCGCCGCCGCGAAAAGCAGATCGCGTACAACAAAGAACACGGTATCGACCCGCAGCCGCTGCGCAAGAAGATTGCCGATATCCTCGACCAGGTCTACGAGGGCGAAGACGAGCACGACGCCGACCCAGCCGCCATGGTCGAGCGCCCCGACGTGGCCAACATGGCTGCCGATGAGGTGCAAAAGCTTATCGATGACCTCACCGCCCAAATGAAAGAAGCCGCCCGCGATCTCAAATTCGAGCTCGCCGGCCGTTTGCGCGATGAAATCCAGGACCTCAAGAAGGAAGCCCGCGGCCTGAAGGAAGCCGGGATTTAG
- a CDS encoding universal stress protein, whose translation MSDYSKIVVGTDGSKSSLLAVERAAKIAAAFDATLIIGCAYYENQEEASKTLRQDSVTILGDEKAQANLASGKEHAEKFGVSKVETAVRPGTPVQALMSIVNDNQADLLIVGNRGINSLTGRLLGSVPADVARQSDCDVMIVHTVS comes from the coding sequence ATGAGCGATTACTCCAAGATTGTCGTCGGCACCGACGGCTCGAAGTCTTCTCTGCTCGCCGTAGAGCGCGCCGCTAAGATTGCTGCTGCATTCGACGCCACTCTCATTATTGGCTGCGCATACTACGAGAACCAGGAAGAGGCTTCCAAGACCCTGCGTCAGGATTCTGTTACCATTCTGGGCGACGAGAAGGCGCAGGCTAACCTGGCTTCGGGCAAGGAGCACGCTGAGAAGTTCGGTGTCTCCAAGGTCGAGACCGCTGTTCGCCCGGGTACCCCGGTGCAGGCTCTGATGTCCATTGTTAACGACAATCAGGCTGACCTGCTCATCGTTGGTAACCGTGGCATCAACTCGCTGACTGGTCGCCTGCTGGGCTCCGTGCCTGCCGATGTCGCCCGTCAGTCCGACTGCGACGTCATGATCGTCCACACCGTGAGCTAA
- a CDS encoding universal stress protein, producing the protein MLTYNAIAVGTDGSETSLRAVRTAASMARAYDAKLYIVSAFYNHSASMLGAPSSEDARLPVVSEDMAESFLSKAAELSQAEGAKHIEVIAKSGDPVKALLEVGSDYDVDIFVVGNKGMNSVRGRVFGSVPTELTRKAKVDVVVVNTSEER; encoded by the coding sequence ATGCTTACCTATAATGCGATCGCCGTGGGCACCGACGGATCGGAAACGTCCCTGCGTGCGGTACGCACCGCCGCGTCGATGGCACGGGCATATGATGCCAAGCTGTACATCGTGTCGGCCTTCTACAATCACTCCGCATCGATGTTGGGTGCACCCAGCTCAGAAGATGCACGCTTGCCGGTAGTCAGCGAGGACATGGCGGAATCCTTCCTCAGTAAGGCAGCGGAGTTATCCCAGGCAGAAGGTGCCAAGCACATCGAGGTCATCGCGAAGTCGGGCGACCCGGTGAAGGCCCTGCTAGAGGTAGGCTCTGACTATGACGTCGACATTTTCGTTGTGGGCAACAAGGGAATGAACTCCGTGCGCGGTCGCGTATTCGGTTCTGTTCCGACTGAGTTGACTCGCAAGGCCAAGGTTGATGTTGTGGTAGTCAACACTTCAGAAGAACGATAA
- the rpsA gene encoding 30S ribosomal protein S1 yields MPSTNTPQVAINDIGTAEDFLAAVDATIKYFNDGDIVEGTVVKVDHDEVLLDIGYKTEGVIPSRELSIKHDVNPDEVVEVGDEIDALVLTKEDKEGRLILSKKRAQYERAWGAIEELQAKEEPVTGTVIEVVKGGLILDIGLRGFLPASLVEMRRVRDLEPYIGQELEAKIIELDKQRNNVVLSRRAYLEQTQSEVRSEFLHQLQKGQVRKGVVSSIVNFGAFVDLGGVDGLVHVSELSWKHIDHPSEVVTVGDEVTVEVLDVDLDRERVSLSLKATQEDPWRVFARTHAVGQIVPGKVTKLVPFGAFVRVEEGIEGLVHISELAQRHVEVPDQVVTVGQEVMVKVIDIDLERRRISLSVKQADEDYTEEFDPSKYGMADSYDEQGNYVFPEGFDPETNEWLEGYDEQRQAWEARYAESERRFNLHTQQIERNRAAAAEAAENAQASNYSSESADAAPASAPESTSGSLASDEQLAALRDKLAGN; encoded by the coding sequence ATGCCATCTACTAACACCCCTCAGGTTGCGATCAACGATATCGGAACCGCAGAGGACTTCCTCGCAGCAGTTGACGCCACCATCAAGTACTTCAACGATGGTGACATCGTCGAGGGCACCGTCGTCAAGGTCGATCACGACGAGGTCCTGCTGGACATCGGATACAAGACCGAAGGTGTAATCCCTTCCCGCGAGCTGTCCATCAAGCACGACGTCAACCCGGACGAGGTTGTTGAGGTCGGCGACGAGATCGACGCCCTGGTTCTCACCAAGGAGGACAAGGAAGGCCGCCTCATCCTGTCCAAGAAGCGCGCACAGTACGAGCGTGCTTGGGGCGCCATCGAGGAGCTGCAGGCCAAGGAAGAGCCGGTTACCGGCACCGTCATCGAGGTCGTCAAGGGCGGCCTGATCCTGGACATCGGCCTGCGCGGCTTCCTGCCGGCTTCCCTGGTCGAGATGCGCCGCGTCCGCGACCTGGAGCCGTACATCGGCCAGGAGCTCGAGGCCAAGATCATTGAGCTGGACAAGCAGCGCAACAACGTTGTTCTGTCCCGCCGTGCATACCTGGAGCAGACCCAGTCCGAGGTCCGTTCCGAGTTCCTGCACCAGCTGCAGAAGGGCCAGGTCCGCAAGGGCGTTGTCTCTTCCATCGTCAACTTCGGCGCCTTCGTCGATCTCGGCGGTGTCGACGGCCTGGTTCACGTTTCCGAGCTGTCCTGGAAGCACATCGACCACCCGTCTGAGGTTGTCACCGTGGGCGATGAGGTCACCGTTGAGGTTCTCGACGTCGACCTGGACCGCGAGCGCGTGTCCCTGTCCCTGAAGGCAACCCAGGAAGATCCGTGGCGCGTCTTCGCCCGCACCCACGCTGTGGGCCAGATCGTTCCGGGCAAGGTCACCAAGTTGGTTCCGTTCGGTGCGTTCGTCCGCGTCGAAGAGGGTATCGAGGGCCTGGTTCACATCTCCGAGCTGGCTCAGCGCCACGTCGAGGTTCCGGACCAGGTTGTTACCGTTGGCCAGGAAGTTATGGTCAAGGTCATCGACATCGATCTCGAGCGTCGTCGTATCTCCCTGTCCGTTAAGCAGGCAGATGAGGACTACACCGAAGAGTTCGATCCGTCCAAGTACGGCATGGCTGACTCCTACGACGAGCAGGGCAACTACGTGTTCCCGGAGGGCTTCGACCCGGAGACCAACGAGTGGCTCGAGGGCTACGACGAGCAGCGCCAGGCTTGGGAGGCTCGCTACGCCGAGTCCGAGCGTCGCTTCAACCTGCACACCCAGCAGATCGAGCGCAACCGCGCCGCTGCTGCCGAGGCTGCAGAAAATGCACAGGCTTCCAACTACTCTTCCGAGTCCGCAGATGCAGCTCCGGCATCTGCACCGGAGAGCACCTCTGGTTCCCTGGCATCCGACGAGCAGCTCGCCGCACTGCGCGACAAGCTCGCTGGTAACTAA
- a CDS encoding class I SAM-dependent methyltransferase, whose product MQTPSQANRHHWDADAANYHSSHPEYLESFYWCPEMLHEEQAHLLGDVSSDSILEIGCGSAPCTQWLQERAAFATGFDISRGMLQRAQPGQPLVQADALTLPYADDSFDKSFSAFGALPFIGDIDDALAEISRVTKPGGTFVFSTTHPMRWVFPDDPNDLQAEISYFEEGYAEFTEDGEMTYVEFHRSISEWIQALQVRGNFLIQNCLEPEWPEDLNVTWGQWSPKRGRLFPGTIIFSCLNVK is encoded by the coding sequence ATGCAGACCCCATCCCAAGCCAACCGCCACCACTGGGACGCCGATGCCGCGAACTATCACTCTAGTCATCCTGAGTATCTTGAGTCCTTCTACTGGTGCCCGGAAATGCTCCATGAGGAACAAGCACACTTGCTTGGCGATGTCTCCTCCGACTCCATACTCGAAATCGGCTGCGGCTCGGCACCCTGTACACAGTGGCTTCAGGAGCGTGCAGCTTTTGCCACCGGCTTCGACATCTCCCGCGGCATGCTGCAACGCGCACAACCTGGCCAACCACTCGTGCAAGCCGATGCGCTGACTCTCCCCTACGCCGATGACAGCTTCGATAAGTCTTTCTCCGCCTTCGGTGCGCTTCCATTCATCGGCGATATTGACGACGCCCTGGCTGAAATCTCTCGCGTCACCAAACCCGGGGGCACCTTCGTCTTCTCGACCACCCACCCCATGCGCTGGGTCTTCCCTGATGATCCGAACGACCTGCAGGCCGAAATCTCCTACTTCGAAGAGGGTTACGCCGAATTCACCGAAGACGGCGAGATGACGTACGTCGAATTCCATCGCAGCATCAGCGAATGGATCCAAGCACTACAGGTCCGCGGTAACTTCCTCATCCAGAACTGCCTCGAACCCGAGTGGCCGGAAGATCTCAATGTCACCTGGGGCCAGTGGTCACCGAAACGCGGCAGGCTATTTCCCGGCACCATTATTTTTAGCTGCCTGAACGTGAAGTAG
- a CDS encoding DUF368 domain-containing protein, translating to MQYLLNVLRGALIGSAELVPGISGGTIALIVGIYERALENGNDLISGRFKKVDWAFLATVAIGMFVAIFGLSTILSNFVENQVSISSALFMGMVAISIFVPIAMMDKSARLTGKSIITFLIAAAVIFIVTGFTSEPVDDPSLIVVFFAAAIAVCALILPGVSGSLILLTMGLYQPIIGAVSDREMGTVAVFALGALCGLAAFVKLLNWLLHHHRNVTLAAMAGFMLGSLRALWPFGEGQDAGTLPIIGVFFLGVIIVGFFIWIDAQQAKKYKAKADS from the coding sequence ATGCAATATCTACTTAACGTCCTGCGTGGCGCACTCATTGGTTCGGCTGAGCTCGTCCCGGGTATCTCCGGCGGCACAATTGCTCTGATCGTCGGTATCTACGAGCGCGCGCTCGAAAACGGCAATGACCTGATTTCGGGCCGCTTCAAGAAGGTCGACTGGGCCTTCCTGGCCACTGTGGCCATCGGTATGTTCGTAGCCATTTTTGGCCTGTCGACCATCCTGTCCAACTTCGTTGAAAACCAGGTCTCGATTTCGAGCGCCCTGTTTATGGGCATGGTGGCTATTTCCATCTTCGTGCCGATTGCGATGATGGATAAGTCTGCCCGCCTGACGGGTAAGTCCATCATCACTTTTCTGATTGCGGCAGCAGTCATCTTCATCGTTACTGGTTTTACTTCTGAACCTGTCGATGATCCGAGCCTCATCGTCGTCTTCTTCGCCGCAGCCATTGCGGTCTGCGCGTTGATTCTGCCGGGCGTGTCCGGTTCCCTGATCCTGCTGACCATGGGTCTTTACCAGCCGATCATTGGCGCGGTCTCGGATCGTGAAATGGGTACTGTCGCCGTCTTCGCTCTGGGCGCACTGTGTGGCCTGGCGGCGTTTGTGAAGCTGCTGAACTGGCTGCTGCACCACCACCGCAACGTCACCCTGGCTGCGATGGCCGGTTTCATGCTCGGCTCCCTGCGCGCACTGTGGCCGTTTGGTGAGGGCCAGGACGCCGGCACTCTCCCGATCATTGGTGTGTTCTTCCTGGGCGTGATCATCGTGGGCTTCTTTATCTGGATTGATGCCCAGCAGGCTAAGAAATACAAAGCAAAGGCTGATAGTTAA
- a CDS encoding RDD family protein, translating into MFMERLGIFGRRAVAWWIDAFLAAAIIIVVRWTINAIAATPPLVGQSGAIYDIAALALVFYIYRVIVEARWSTSLGKWSLGLIVVSEHPGWWGAAIRNSWLLLTLLALTGWPNVEAILLAIMGISVLAIGQTPFDVLAGRLVERRPTAD; encoded by the coding sequence ATGTTCATGGAGCGACTCGGTATTTTCGGCCGCCGCGCAGTGGCCTGGTGGATCGACGCCTTCTTGGCTGCAGCCATCATCATCGTGGTCCGCTGGACCATCAACGCCATAGCTGCCACCCCACCCCTGGTTGGTCAGAGCGGAGCCATCTACGACATCGCTGCACTTGCGCTGGTGTTCTACATCTACCGCGTCATCGTCGAAGCCCGCTGGTCCACCTCACTCGGCAAATGGTCGCTGGGCCTTATCGTCGTCTCCGAACACCCTGGCTGGTGGGGCGCGGCCATCCGCAACTCCTGGCTACTACTCACCTTGCTGGCACTCACCGGCTGGCCCAACGTCGAAGCCATCCTGCTGGCAATCATGGGCATCTCCGTACTGGCCATCGGCCAGACACCCTTCGACGTACTGGCCGGCCGCCTCGTCGAACGGCGGCCGACCGCAGATTAA
- the coaE gene encoding dephospho-CoA kinase, producing the protein MKLIGLTGGIGSGKSTLAKLLAARGWELVDADQIARDIVAPGEPALAELSDAFGSDILQADGTLNRGELASRAFSSPEKTELLNSITHPRINEETQRRFDAAREAGEDFVVYDMPLLVDKGLHKDMDVTIVVDVEVEERVRRLVEYRGLDADDARRRIKAQISDDKRLAAADYVVDNNGPESELEGKVAEIARAIED; encoded by the coding sequence ATGAAACTCATTGGTCTTACAGGCGGTATCGGTAGCGGTAAATCCACGCTGGCTAAGCTTTTGGCCGCCCGGGGCTGGGAGCTTGTCGATGCCGACCAGATCGCCCGTGACATCGTCGCCCCCGGGGAACCTGCCTTGGCAGAGCTTTCCGATGCCTTTGGCTCCGACATCCTGCAAGCCGATGGCACCTTAAACCGCGGTGAGCTTGCCTCCCGCGCGTTTAGTTCGCCGGAGAAGACCGAGCTGTTGAACTCGATTACGCATCCGCGGATTAATGAAGAAACGCAGCGGCGCTTCGATGCTGCGCGTGAGGCCGGCGAAGACTTCGTCGTCTATGACATGCCGTTGTTGGTGGACAAGGGCCTGCACAAGGACATGGACGTCACCATTGTCGTCGACGTTGAGGTGGAAGAACGCGTGCGCCGCCTGGTGGAATACCGGGGTCTGGATGCTGACGATGCCCGCCGTCGCATCAAGGCCCAAATCTCTGATGACAAGCGCCTGGCTGCTGCCGATTATGTCGTCGACAATAATGGTCCGGAGTCCGAATTGGAAGGCAAGGTCGCAGAGATCGCCCGCGCGATTGAGGACTAA